The following are encoded in a window of Pseudomonas sp. St316 genomic DNA:
- the pqqA gene encoding pyrroloquinoline quinone precursor peptide PqqA — MWTKPAYTDLRIGFEVTMYFANR; from the coding sequence ATGTGGACTAAACCCGCGTACACCGACCTGCGTATTGGCTTTGAAGTGACGATGTACTTCGCCAACCGATAA